Proteins from a genomic interval of Paenibacillus sp. FSL R5-0623:
- a CDS encoding polynucleotide kinase-phosphatase — MSDRGRGQQDRKNGTAEKQREIRLPHAGIVVLVGPSNSGKSTLLDRLIAEGVIRRTEAVSSDQFRMLVGDDEYVDWKHRPRSEADVIYAEYQQVSAKAFEAMEAMLATRCRLNKLTWVDATHLYPEDRERLIQVARKAHVPVIAVVLDIPEKELLERDARREYPRGRQRVKQQVQQFKRTLRSIREDGFDASYVLKRPDEITFVRTSNPLVTDMGAGIDIIGDIHGCYDEMMELIVRLGYVDEDGNGLYRHAEGRKLVSVGDVTSRGPESLKCLMFWQRHCAAELAYMIDSNHGWKIARYLDGRDVTLSHGDERVEMELLQLEQEQGQEIAKRVRAELRTFLLDAPSHLVFSRNGVRQVVVAHAGIRDHFIGKQSKRIQDYCRYGDVEGTDEQGRPVRKDWYVDHNSSECIVWGHDPRPYPTIVNDTVNIDQGVVFGGMLSAWRMPEREAVSIPAKQDYAGDPDSPLKRWEQRRFAPPNIRKFKEGFTVQTASKLDVSVHGEVAKTAIDTFSHYTVPLEELLYIPPTMSPPPGVCSVEGYLEHPQDAFRYYRSQGITRMVAEKKHMGSRAILLLFRDEQAAVQRVGRPMLGNIVTRTGRSFFDPSTEQDVLSRLHADLTADGYFDRHQTEFVLLDAEIVPWNLKARELIASQYAHVAEASMMDRSTVMDKLREAQAAGRNVEEWLQETAGKLANAETFRDVFQKYCWDVDDIGDIRIAPFHTLAHSTGAFWEQTHEWHMEQNREFARMSTLMMETEYRVIASEADEADVTRWWDEITAEGHEGIVIKPETFRAWNSNKIIQPAIKVRGRAYLHIIYGMDYLAPENLSRLRKRKTSKKERHALMESALGMEGIERFIRREPVERIHECVLATLSLESERVDPRL; from the coding sequence ATGTCGGATAGAGGCAGAGGACAGCAGGATCGGAAAAATGGGACAGCGGAAAAACAACGCGAGATTCGTCTGCCTCATGCAGGTATCGTTGTTCTTGTCGGTCCATCTAACAGTGGCAAAAGTACGTTGCTGGATCGTCTCATTGCAGAAGGCGTCATTCGCCGCACGGAAGCCGTCTCATCCGATCAATTCCGTATGCTGGTTGGAGATGATGAGTATGTGGATTGGAAACACCGTCCCCGCAGTGAAGCGGATGTGATCTATGCGGAGTATCAGCAAGTATCGGCCAAAGCATTTGAAGCGATGGAAGCGATGCTCGCAACCCGCTGTCGTCTGAACAAGCTGACCTGGGTCGATGCGACACATTTGTATCCCGAGGATCGCGAGCGCCTGATTCAGGTGGCAAGGAAAGCTCATGTGCCTGTAATTGCTGTGGTACTGGATATCCCGGAAAAAGAACTGCTGGAACGTGATGCCCGGCGGGAGTATCCGCGTGGACGTCAACGGGTGAAACAACAGGTGCAACAGTTCAAGCGCACATTACGCTCGATCCGTGAGGATGGCTTTGATGCCAGTTATGTGCTAAAGCGGCCGGATGAGATTACGTTTGTCCGCACATCCAATCCGCTGGTGACCGACATGGGTGCAGGTATTGATATCATCGGAGATATTCATGGTTGTTACGATGAAATGATGGAATTAATCGTGCGTCTCGGGTATGTGGACGAGGATGGAAATGGCCTGTACCGTCACGCTGAAGGACGAAAATTGGTCTCGGTTGGTGATGTAACGAGCCGTGGGCCAGAATCGTTAAAATGTCTGATGTTCTGGCAACGACATTGTGCCGCCGAGCTTGCCTACATGATTGACAGTAATCACGGCTGGAAGATCGCACGTTATCTGGATGGTCGAGACGTTACGCTGAGTCATGGTGACGAACGGGTGGAGATGGAACTACTACAGCTTGAGCAGGAGCAAGGCCAAGAGATAGCAAAGCGAGTACGTGCAGAGCTAAGGACCTTTCTGCTTGATGCACCATCTCATCTGGTCTTTTCCCGAAATGGGGTAAGACAGGTGGTTGTGGCACACGCAGGGATTCGAGATCATTTTATCGGAAAACAGTCCAAACGCATTCAGGATTACTGCCGGTATGGCGATGTGGAAGGAACGGATGAGCAGGGGCGGCCTGTGCGCAAAGATTGGTACGTGGATCACAATTCGAGTGAATGCATCGTCTGGGGACACGATCCTCGTCCGTATCCTACGATTGTGAATGATACGGTCAACATTGATCAAGGTGTCGTTTTTGGTGGCATGCTCTCTGCTTGGCGAATGCCAGAACGTGAGGCCGTCAGTATTCCGGCGAAGCAGGATTATGCGGGAGATCCGGATAGTCCATTAAAGCGCTGGGAACAGCGGCGTTTTGCTCCGCCCAACATACGTAAGTTCAAGGAGGGTTTCACGGTTCAGACAGCATCCAAACTCGACGTGTCTGTGCACGGTGAGGTGGCGAAGACGGCGATTGATACGTTTTCCCATTATACTGTGCCGCTGGAAGAACTGCTCTACATCCCGCCTACGATGAGTCCGCCGCCGGGTGTCTGTTCTGTAGAGGGGTATCTGGAGCATCCACAGGATGCGTTCCGGTATTATCGCTCACAGGGCATTACCCGTATGGTTGCCGAGAAGAAACACATGGGCAGCCGGGCCATTTTACTTCTTTTCCGCGATGAGCAAGCTGCGGTGCAGCGAGTGGGCCGACCTATGCTGGGGAACATTGTGACACGGACAGGCCGATCCTTTTTTGACCCTTCGACAGAGCAGGATGTGCTTTCCAGATTACATGCGGACTTGACCGCAGATGGTTATTTTGATCGTCATCAGACAGAATTTGTACTGCTCGATGCTGAGATTGTACCTTGGAATCTGAAGGCACGTGAGCTGATTGCTTCGCAATATGCACATGTGGCTGAAGCCTCCATGATGGATCGCTCTACGGTGATGGACAAACTGCGCGAAGCTCAAGCAGCAGGTCGTAACGTAGAGGAGTGGTTGCAGGAGACAGCAGGTAAACTCGCTAATGCCGAGACGTTCCGCGATGTATTCCAGAAATACTGCTGGGATGTGGATGATATCGGGGACATTCGGATTGCGCCGTTCCATACACTGGCACATAGCACAGGAGCATTTTGGGAGCAAACCCATGAATGGCATATGGAGCAGAACCGTGAGTTCGCTCGCATGTCGACCCTGATGATGGAGACGGAATACCGTGTGATCGCAAGTGAGGCAGATGAAGCGGATGTCACTCGTTGGTGGGATGAGATTACGGCGGAAGGGCATGAGGGGATTGTGATCAAACCTGAAACGTTCCGCGCCTGGAATAGCAACAAAATCATCCAGCCTGCGATAAAAGTACGAGGACGTGCATATTTGCACATCATCTATGGTATGGATTACCTGGCACCTGAGAATCTGTCCCGGCTTCGTAAACGCAAAACATCCAAAAAAGAACGTCACGCCTTAATGGAGAGTGCTTTGGGCATGGAGGGGATTGAGCGCTTTATACGCAGAGAACCAGTGGAACGAATTCATGAATGCGTGCTGGCGACGCTTTCGCTGGAGTCGGAGCGAGTAGACCCGCGTTTGTAA
- a CDS encoding GntR family transcriptional regulator: MTMEFDNNLPIYLQIMQYIKRQIVTGTLQAGDKIPSVRELAAELQINPNTVQRTFQELEREEVVETKRGLGRYVTSEERKIMTIKKEMAGELLERFLTGMQELGIEEQDILSIVADAVAEGKGGTTHE, encoded by the coding sequence GTGACTATGGAATTTGATAACAATTTACCAATATATCTGCAGATCATGCAGTACATCAAGAGACAGATTGTAACCGGGACACTTCAGGCAGGTGACAAAATTCCTTCGGTTCGTGAACTGGCAGCTGAACTACAGATCAATCCCAATACAGTACAACGGACATTTCAGGAGCTTGAGCGGGAAGAAGTGGTTGAAACCAAACGGGGCTTGGGCAGATACGTGACCAGTGAGGAGCGGAAGATTATGACGATCAAAAAAGAGATGGCCGGTGAATTGCTGGAACGCTTTCTGACCGGAATGCAGGAACTGGGGATCGAAGAGCAGGATATCTTATCCATCGTAGCCGATGCCGTTGCGGAAGGAAAGGGAGGAACAACGCATGAGTAA
- a CDS encoding nucleotidyltransferase domain-containing protein → MTHVHEEMKDTIRQQLKQIEQEEQVRIIYACESGSRAWGFPSQDSDYDVRFLYVRPLEWYLSIEDRRDVIERPISDQLDINGWDLRKALKLFRKSNPPLLEWLQSPIQYDEQYSVAQHIRELSPLTFSPKSCMYHYLNMAKGNFRDYLQGERVKIKKYFYVLRPLLACGWIERYNAMPPMAFEELVQELVPATTPLYTEIHELLRRKKAGEELDLEPQLPAIQAFLAEKIEHFERLADQMANEQIIEFEELDRIFRFALQEVWTTN, encoded by the coding sequence ATGACTCATGTTCATGAAGAAATGAAAGATACGATCAGGCAACAATTGAAGCAGATTGAACAGGAGGAGCAGGTACGAATTATCTATGCCTGTGAATCCGGCAGTCGGGCGTGGGGGTTTCCTTCACAGGACAGTGATTATGATGTGCGTTTTCTGTATGTAAGACCGCTGGAATGGTATTTGTCGATTGAGGATCGCAGGGATGTCATTGAACGTCCAATCAGTGATCAGCTCGACATCAATGGTTGGGATCTGCGCAAGGCGTTGAAGCTGTTTCGCAAATCCAATCCACCACTGCTGGAGTGGCTGCAATCCCCCATTCAATATGATGAACAGTATAGCGTGGCACAGCATATCCGTGAATTGTCGCCTTTGACTTTCTCGCCGAAGTCCTGCATGTACCATTATCTGAATATGGCAAAGGGTAATTTCCGGGATTATTTACAAGGTGAGCGGGTGAAGATCAAAAAGTACTTCTATGTGTTACGTCCCTTACTCGCTTGTGGCTGGATCGAACGTTATAATGCAATGCCACCGATGGCATTTGAAGAGCTGGTGCAAGAACTTGTACCTGCGACTACACCGCTATATACGGAGATTCATGAATTGCTGCGCCGGAAAAAGGCGGGCGAGGAACTGGATCTGGAGCCGCAGCTGCCGGCAATACAGGCTTTTTTGGCAGAGAAGATCGAGCATTTTGAACGACTGGCCGACCAGATGGCGAATGAGCAAATTATTGAATTTGAAGAATTGGACCGGATTTTTCGATTTGCATTGCAAGAGGTGTGGACAACTAACTAG
- a CDS encoding ABC transporter ATP-binding protein codes for MSNILELNQINKTYGSKKALSNITLDIAPGRIVGLLGSNGSGKSTLMKLVAGLLHPSSGTIQVTGKPVGLETKALVSFMPDRPLTEKWMRVRDAIAYYRDFYADFDEEKAREMLDFMNLVESDRVRHLSKGMNERLQLTLALSRKARLYLLDEPIGGVDPVARGKILDAIVKFYDEDSSLIISTHLVNDIERIFDEVVFIREGELVMREEVETLRLKYGKSVDEMFKEVYAE; via the coding sequence ATGAGTAACATCCTTGAACTGAACCAGATTAACAAGACATATGGCAGTAAGAAAGCGCTCAGTAATATCACATTGGATATTGCTCCTGGACGAATCGTAGGTCTGCTGGGCAGCAACGGCAGTGGCAAAAGTACGCTCATGAAGCTGGTTGCAGGTTTGTTGCATCCGAGCAGCGGAACGATTCAAGTCACAGGTAAGCCTGTTGGGCTGGAGACGAAGGCGCTGGTTTCATTTATGCCGGATCGCCCATTAACCGAAAAGTGGATGAGAGTGCGGGATGCGATTGCGTACTATCGCGATTTCTATGCTGATTTTGATGAGGAGAAGGCGCGGGAGATGCTGGACTTCATGAACCTTGTCGAGAGTGACAGGGTACGGCATCTGTCAAAAGGTATGAATGAACGACTACAACTAACACTGGCACTCTCTCGTAAGGCTCGTCTGTATTTGCTGGATGAACCGATTGGCGGAGTAGATCCGGTTGCGCGCGGCAAGATTCTGGATGCGATCGTCAAATTCTATGATGAAGACAGCAGTCTTATCATCTCCACGCATCTTGTGAATGATATCGAACGGATTTTTGATGAAGTTGTCTTTATTCGCGAGGGCGAGCTGGTGATGAGGGAAGAAGTGGAAACGCTCCGTCTGAAATATGGGAAAAGTGTGGATGAGATGTTCAAGGAGGTCTATGCGGAATGA
- a CDS encoding WYL domain-containing protein, translated as MARESFDKEIQFLRMLSLTSGAYNRKQYAERLGISVHTFDKTNRRLKEIMQSVADQRSGAEASREMADLVRFQYGESAEPMLLFLFRAKSMKETEVQRLSVLLHTLQDKTLTAMELLDACCADLPVDLALPDEKTIRSDLKYLEEVGVIRKEPGGRPYRYALQQDVLTELTVEEQLELYDFVDMMANTQVPSVQGYLLRDSLKKAITASFPQEEATEPYIYKYHYYSRILDEAHLYTLLSAIRQRKRVQFLYYSPKKPSSYSSQNTNPRFEREVDGRSNRIVPLEVIYDHQYGRWYVIGYQGRRGFVKFRMEGITQLEEQDSVEEQYMLELKQQWTDISRYSWLVDTGNTVTVQARFFHPERGQRNFILDRVRLQGQWGKIIPETDHTFLYEIQVNGTTEIKPWLRSFGSSCEVIAPQRLRQEMVKEWKEIGEYYEPVREDVQLPDDDTTE; from the coding sequence ATGGCAAGAGAGAGTTTTGACAAAGAAATTCAGTTCTTACGCATGTTATCCCTAACAAGCGGTGCGTATAACCGCAAACAGTATGCCGAACGGCTCGGCATATCCGTACATACCTTTGATAAAACCAATCGCAGATTAAAAGAAATCATGCAGAGCGTCGCTGATCAACGTTCAGGTGCTGAAGCAAGCCGGGAAATGGCGGACCTCGTCCGCTTCCAATACGGAGAATCCGCAGAGCCCATGCTGCTCTTCCTCTTCCGCGCCAAGTCGATGAAAGAGACTGAAGTTCAGCGACTTTCTGTCCTTTTGCATACCTTACAAGATAAAACCCTGACCGCGATGGAACTGCTGGACGCCTGCTGTGCTGATCTGCCGGTGGATCTGGCGTTACCTGACGAGAAAACCATTCGCTCCGATCTGAAGTATCTGGAAGAGGTTGGGGTTATTCGAAAAGAGCCCGGTGGCAGACCATATCGCTATGCTTTACAACAGGATGTCCTTACCGAATTAACAGTGGAGGAACAGCTGGAGTTGTATGATTTTGTGGATATGATGGCGAACACCCAGGTTCCTTCCGTACAGGGATATTTATTGCGGGACAGTTTGAAGAAAGCCATTACGGCAAGTTTTCCGCAAGAAGAAGCTACCGAACCCTATATCTATAAGTATCACTATTATTCTCGTATCCTGGACGAAGCTCATCTCTATACGCTGCTTAGTGCAATTCGTCAGCGTAAACGTGTGCAGTTTCTGTACTATTCACCGAAAAAACCATCCAGCTACAGTTCACAGAATACGAATCCACGCTTTGAACGGGAAGTTGATGGTCGATCCAACCGGATCGTGCCCCTTGAAGTGATTTATGACCATCAGTATGGTCGTTGGTATGTAATTGGATATCAGGGCCGCCGCGGCTTTGTGAAATTCCGCATGGAAGGCATAACCCAACTGGAGGAACAGGATTCAGTAGAAGAGCAATACATGCTCGAGTTGAAGCAGCAGTGGACCGACATTAGTCGCTACAGTTGGCTCGTGGATACGGGGAATACTGTGACGGTTCAAGCACGCTTTTTCCACCCGGAGCGTGGTCAGCGCAATTTTATTCTGGATCGGGTTCGTCTGCAAGGTCAATGGGGCAAGATTATACCCGAAACAGACCATACCTTTCTCTACGAAATTCAGGTCAACGGTACCACCGAGATCAAACCGTGGTTACGGAGTTTTGGCTCCAGCTGTGAAGTAATCGCGCCTCAGAGACTACGCCAGGAGATGGTCAAGGAATGGAAGGAGATTGGGGAATATTATGAACCTGTTCGAGAAGATGTTCAATTACCAGATGATGACACGACTGAATGA
- a CDS encoding aldo/keto reductase codes for MMHGNPTRTILLPDGTALPAIGQGTWNMGEKQSSQQEEVRALRSGIERGMTVIDTAEMYAEGGAEVVTGKAISGHRDEVFLVSKVYPHHADRKQMLTACERSLTRLGTDRLDLYLLHWRGGVPLEETVEALEQLKQSGKILRWGVSNLDTRDMQELWSLPEGAKCMVNQVLYHAASRGIEHDLLPWMRERGVPVMAYCPLAQGGRLRSELLEHPVIQEIAQCRGVTTSQIALAWVIRDGDVLAIPKAVQLNHVADNAAAVSIVLTQEELTRLDEAFPAPKGKVPLDIV; via the coding sequence ATGATGCATGGTAATCCAACACGCACGATTCTACTTCCGGATGGAACTGCCCTGCCTGCGATAGGACAAGGCACATGGAACATGGGAGAGAAGCAATCCAGCCAGCAAGAAGAAGTACGGGCACTGCGTTCTGGTATTGAACGGGGAATGACTGTGATTGATACGGCGGAGATGTATGCAGAAGGTGGGGCAGAAGTTGTTACGGGAAAGGCCATCTCGGGCCATCGTGATGAAGTTTTTCTCGTATCCAAAGTATATCCCCATCATGCAGATCGCAAGCAGATGCTTACGGCTTGTGAGCGTAGTCTCACACGTCTTGGTACAGATCGTCTGGATCTGTATTTGCTTCACTGGCGCGGAGGAGTACCACTCGAAGAGACCGTTGAGGCATTGGAACAATTAAAGCAATCCGGTAAAATACTTCGCTGGGGTGTATCGAATCTGGATACAAGGGATATGCAGGAATTATGGAGTCTGCCGGAGGGGGCTAAGTGCATGGTGAATCAGGTGCTCTACCATGCAGCTTCGCGTGGTATTGAACATGATCTGCTTCCCTGGATGCGGGAACGGGGCGTTCCTGTAATGGCGTATTGTCCCCTGGCTCAGGGTGGCAGACTTCGAAGTGAATTGTTGGAGCATCCCGTCATTCAGGAGATTGCACAGTGTCGAGGAGTTACGACTTCGCAGATCGCATTAGCCTGGGTGATCAGGGATGGAGATGTGCTGGCGATTCCCAAGGCGGTACAGCTGAATCATGTGGCAGACAATGCAGCAGCAGTGAGTATCGTTTTGACACAAGAGGAACTCACCCGTTTGGATGAGGCATTCCCTGCACCTAAAGGTAAGGTACCTTTAGATATCGTGTGA
- a CDS encoding RidA family protein yields the protein MSTAQIYSHGVPWEEAFSVAQGYSVNGTIYIAGQFSHDMQGDFIGVDDIEAQVRQTLDNLDRVLAGFNVTKSNIAELEIFLVHPQEHLEPCVAVYKEYIGTHRPAVTMVGTSGLAFPHQLIEIRAVAHTN from the coding sequence ATGTCTACAGCTCAAATCTATAGCCACGGTGTCCCGTGGGAAGAGGCATTCAGCGTTGCTCAGGGATACAGTGTTAACGGTACGATCTACATTGCAGGACAATTTTCGCATGATATGCAGGGAGACTTTATTGGTGTCGATGATATTGAAGCACAGGTTCGCCAGACACTGGACAACTTGGATCGCGTGCTCGCAGGATTTAACGTGACCAAGTCGAACATTGCTGAACTGGAGATTTTCTTAGTTCATCCGCAGGAGCATCTTGAGCCATGTGTTGCTGTGTATAAAGAGTACATTGGTACTCATCGTCCCGCTGTTACGATGGTTGGTACATCGGGTCTAGCCTTCCCTCATCAACTGATTGAGATTCGCGCCGTTGCTCATACCAACTGA
- a CDS encoding STM3941 family protein: MSTSYEQHVEYPNRKRMAWLTAGAALFVAAGFFLIFDSSSGTNDSILSGVIGLLSILFFGLCFCYSLVKMIKKEPSFVIDEDGFVDASSYTAGGAVAWKDVENIFMYELMGQKMIGVKLRDEKAFLDRQNGLKRKLMTVNSNMVDATISVAQSSLTVPLDQLYIMMMSHWRHVSDNMMYDSYHRR; the protein is encoded by the coding sequence TTGAGCACATCCTATGAGCAGCATGTAGAATATCCAAACCGGAAACGAATGGCATGGCTCACGGCAGGGGCGGCACTTTTTGTGGCTGCCGGATTTTTTTTGATTTTTGATAGTTCTTCAGGTACGAATGATTCCATCCTCTCGGGTGTGATTGGACTTCTTTCCATTTTGTTTTTTGGGCTATGTTTCTGCTACAGTCTGGTAAAGATGATTAAGAAGGAGCCTTCTTTTGTAATCGATGAGGATGGGTTTGTGGATGCATCTTCTTATACTGCAGGAGGAGCAGTGGCCTGGAAAGACGTTGAGAATATTTTTATGTATGAATTAATGGGACAGAAAATGATCGGAGTAAAATTGCGGGACGAGAAAGCCTTTCTGGATCGCCAGAACGGGTTGAAACGTAAATTGATGACGGTCAACAGCAATATGGTCGATGCGACCATCAGCGTTGCCCAAAGTAGCCTCACAGTGCCGCTGGATCAATTGTATATCATGATGATGAGCCACTGGAGACATGTGAGTGATAACATGATGTATGATTCGTATCATCGTCGTTAG
- a CDS encoding 3' terminal RNA ribose 2'-O-methyltransferase Hen1 has protein sequence MHLILKASGADAGVVSHLLAKNPLNIYDRVDKGVRVRMVYTAATENETEVLIHAEPDPVDLVRGTPDGYDITQYINDREFVTSSLFCSYIRAALGTALNGKPKEDYVQWVNHAFELELKFGPVASDLPDRVVEELFSPLGYAVSVERGELSYSFDLKNRSTVRHIILRGRNTVQHALRQLFLLIPVLDNYKHYFISEDEIDKIKRYGKGWLDAHPLKELIVKRTLRFAELIRQYERQEGALSASFGQERGIGHISEAVIQENNTGHREDREQDQRVSESVSDGSQSESPLRLNELRYRAITDVIAALPVKRSIVDMGAGEGKLSARLAYIPGVEAILAVEPSGQSRLRAMERFAKLEGRSGVVVMPEPIIGSLFYFDEQLQNQDVMILCEVIEHIEEYRLNGIMDTIMNEYQPEVLLVTTPNKEYNDVYAMEQESFRHHDHRFEWTRAELASRCEEWTQQGNYAYEIKGIGEHAEGYGQPTQLVIFERRKESQS, from the coding sequence ATGCATCTGATCTTGAAAGCAAGCGGCGCTGACGCGGGAGTTGTATCCCATTTGTTAGCGAAGAATCCGCTGAATATATATGACCGCGTAGACAAAGGTGTGCGTGTAAGAATGGTGTACACAGCGGCTACAGAGAACGAAACAGAAGTACTGATTCATGCCGAGCCTGATCCTGTGGATCTGGTCAGAGGTACACCTGATGGATATGACATAACGCAATATATAAATGATCGTGAGTTCGTGACCAGCAGCCTGTTCTGCTCCTACATACGTGCGGCGCTCGGGACGGCCCTGAATGGTAAGCCGAAGGAAGACTATGTGCAGTGGGTGAATCATGCCTTTGAACTGGAACTGAAATTTGGCCCCGTGGCCTCCGATTTGCCGGATCGGGTTGTTGAGGAATTATTCTCGCCATTAGGCTACGCGGTTTCGGTGGAACGTGGAGAACTGTCCTATTCATTTGATCTGAAAAATAGAAGCACGGTTCGCCATATCATCCTGCGTGGACGTAACACGGTACAACATGCGCTGCGTCAGCTTTTTCTGCTGATTCCAGTGCTGGATAATTACAAACATTATTTCATCAGTGAAGATGAGATCGATAAAATCAAACGATATGGTAAAGGGTGGCTGGATGCTCATCCACTGAAAGAACTCATTGTGAAGCGTACGTTACGTTTTGCTGAACTGATCCGGCAGTATGAGCGACAAGAGGGTGCTTTGTCTGCGTCTTTTGGACAGGAGAGAGGAATAGGTCACATCTCGGAGGCGGTTATTCAGGAGAATAACACGGGACATCGGGAAGACAGAGAACAAGACCAACGTGTGTCCGAGTCTGTTAGCGATGGCAGCCAATCTGAATCGCCTTTACGGTTAAACGAGTTGCGTTATCGTGCGATCACAGATGTGATTGCTGCGTTGCCAGTCAAACGGAGCATTGTTGATATGGGAGCGGGGGAAGGCAAGCTGTCTGCCCGTTTGGCGTACATTCCCGGTGTGGAGGCAATTTTGGCCGTTGAACCTTCCGGTCAGTCGCGGCTCCGGGCCATGGAGCGCTTCGCGAAGCTGGAGGGTCGTTCTGGAGTGGTGGTTATGCCGGAGCCGATCATCGGTTCATTGTTTTATTTTGACGAGCAGCTGCAAAACCAGGACGTTATGATCCTGTGTGAAGTGATTGAACATATCGAGGAATATCGTCTGAATGGAATTATGGATACAATCATGAACGAATATCAGCCAGAAGTGCTGCTAGTCACTACACCGAACAAGGAATATAACGATGTGTATGCAATGGAGCAGGAAAGTTTCCGTCACCATGATCATCGCTTTGAGTGGACCCGTGCGGAGCTGGCTTCCCGGTGTGAGGAATGGACGCAACAAGGGAACTATGCCTATGAAATTAAGGGTATCGGTGAGCATGCAGAAGGCTATGGACAACCTACCCAACTGGTCATTTTTGAGCGTAGAAAGGAGAGTCAATCATGA
- a CDS encoding WYL domain-containing protein, with the protein MNLFEKMFNYQMMTRLNETGLFTWTSQERAWLRMMLKHPAAREALSPVTLDKMHNMLNDEQDLNLQDYLTEKAKSEENSVSHPLLRQLRLIILHHQGFRLIGRVRNGRTSQDEFGFPYKLEYSMVKKEWYVLWYAPRFDKLMSTKLHSIVTVEAQPVEPDTASGYTARIAAITEKRKTTITIEVLPEFNQELSRILYAFSCFEKQVEYLEAKQAYRIELTVPRNEMDYVLSKMRFLGKRVRIADHTVLRERMSETAAKALARYEEKDPDTHSEHSTEAQHRQREEKPLAKADGQ; encoded by the coding sequence ATGAACCTGTTCGAGAAGATGTTCAATTACCAGATGATGACACGACTGAATGAAACCGGACTGTTCACCTGGACCTCACAGGAACGAGCCTGGCTTCGCATGATGCTGAAACACCCTGCTGCGAGAGAAGCGCTGAGCCCTGTAACGTTGGATAAAATGCACAACATGCTGAATGATGAGCAGGACCTGAACCTTCAGGATTACCTGACCGAAAAAGCCAAAAGCGAAGAAAACAGTGTCTCTCACCCACTACTTCGACAGTTACGGCTAATCATTCTTCATCACCAGGGATTTCGGCTGATCGGTCGCGTCCGCAATGGACGCACAAGCCAAGATGAATTCGGCTTCCCGTATAAACTGGAGTACTCCATGGTCAAAAAAGAATGGTACGTGCTCTGGTATGCTCCTCGCTTCGACAAACTCATGTCCACCAAACTGCACAGCATCGTTACCGTGGAAGCCCAGCCGGTTGAACCAGATACCGCTTCGGGTTACACTGCCCGAATTGCTGCGATAACGGAGAAGCGTAAAACGACCATCACCATCGAGGTACTGCCCGAGTTCAATCAGGAGCTGTCCCGAATCCTTTATGCCTTCTCCTGCTTTGAGAAACAGGTCGAGTACCTGGAAGCCAAGCAGGCATATCGGATCGAGCTGACCGTTCCGCGCAATGAGATGGATTACGTCTTATCCAAAATGCGTTTTCTCGGCAAACGGGTTCGAATCGCTGACCACACGGTACTGCGGGAGCGAATGTCCGAAACAGCTGCGAAGGCACTGGCACGTTATGAGGAAAAAGATCCTGATACGCATTCCGAACACTCCACTGAAGCCCAGCACCGCCAACGTGAGGAAAAACCTCTTGCGAAAGCCGATGGTCAATGA